The following are encoded together in the Xanthomonas sacchari genome:
- a CDS encoding CopG family transcriptional regulator, whose protein sequence is MSDFKKITVNLPTEQVEFLQQLATKEKVSVVDVLRRAINAEKFFADNEAANRKILIEDGSRIREVIRR, encoded by the coding sequence ATGAGCGACTTCAAGAAAATCACCGTCAACCTGCCGACCGAGCAGGTCGAGTTCCTGCAGCAACTCGCGACCAAGGAAAAAGTCTCCGTGGTGGACGTGCTGCGCCGGGCGATCAACGCGGAGAAGTTCTTCGCCGACAACGAGGCGGCCAACCGCAAAATCCTGATCGAGGACGGCAGCCGGATCCGGGAAGTCATCCGCAGATAG
- a CDS encoding oxidative damage protection protein: protein MSRTVFCQYQQRDAEGLDYVPYPGELGKRVFAHIGKAGWQAWLAHQTMLINENRLSPRDPKHRAFLETELEKFLFQGGADKPDGYVAPDPQG from the coding sequence ATGTCCCGCACCGTCTTCTGCCAGTACCAGCAACGCGACGCCGAAGGGCTCGACTACGTGCCGTATCCCGGCGAGCTCGGCAAGCGCGTGTTCGCGCATATCGGCAAGGCCGGCTGGCAGGCCTGGCTGGCGCACCAGACCATGCTGATCAACGAGAACCGGCTGTCGCCGCGCGACCCCAAGCATCGCGCGTTCCTGGAAACGGAACTGGAGAAGTTCCTGTTCCAGGGCGGCGCCGACAAGCCCGACGGCTACGTGGCGCCCGACCCGCAGGGCTGA
- the mutY gene encoding A/G-specific adenine glycosylase, protein MRQPDTFPTRLLAWFDRHGRHDLPWQHPRSPYRVWLSEIMLQQTQVAVVIPYFLRFLQHFPTLPDLAAADNDAVMAQWAGLGYYARARNLHAAAKRCVELHDGDLPRDFEALHALPGIGRSTAGAILSQAWNDRFPILDGNVKRVLTRYHGIAGYPGLPAVEKPLWALAHDHVAAVPDGRMADYTQAQMDFGATLCTRANPACVLCPLQDDCVARRDGLVEALPTPKPGKTLPEREALALLLENAAGELLLQRRPPTGIWASLWTLPQAETDSELRAWYARWMRGRAYDDAEALPLIVHTFSHYRLHLQPLRLRKVAMGDALGDNADLRWVARADLSALGLPAPIRKLLDGL, encoded by the coding sequence ATGCGCCAGCCCGACACCTTCCCCACCCGCCTGCTCGCCTGGTTCGACCGCCACGGGCGCCATGACCTGCCCTGGCAGCATCCGCGCAGCCCGTATCGGGTGTGGCTGTCGGAGATCATGCTGCAGCAGACCCAGGTGGCGGTGGTCATCCCCTACTTCCTGCGCTTCCTGCAGCACTTCCCGACCCTCCCCGACCTGGCCGCCGCCGACAACGACGCAGTGATGGCGCAATGGGCCGGGCTGGGCTACTACGCCCGTGCGCGCAACCTGCATGCCGCCGCCAAGCGCTGCGTGGAACTGCACGATGGCGACCTGCCGCGCGATTTCGAGGCCCTGCACGCGCTGCCCGGCATCGGCCGCAGCACCGCCGGCGCGATCCTCAGCCAGGCCTGGAACGACCGCTTCCCGATCCTCGACGGCAACGTCAAGCGCGTGCTGACCCGCTACCACGGCATCGCCGGCTACCCCGGCCTGCCAGCGGTGGAAAAGCCGCTGTGGGCGCTCGCGCACGACCACGTGGCCGCCGTGCCGGACGGACGCATGGCCGACTACACGCAGGCGCAGATGGATTTCGGCGCCACCCTGTGCACCCGCGCCAACCCGGCCTGCGTGCTGTGCCCGTTGCAGGACGACTGCGTGGCGCGCCGCGACGGCCTGGTCGAGGCGCTGCCCACGCCCAAGCCGGGCAAGACCCTGCCCGAGCGCGAGGCGCTGGCGCTGCTGCTGGAGAACGCTGCCGGCGAACTGCTGCTGCAGCGGCGTCCGCCGACCGGCATCTGGGCCTCGCTGTGGACCCTGCCGCAGGCCGAGACCGACAGCGAACTGCGCGCCTGGTACGCGCGCTGGATGCGCGGGCGCGCCTACGACGACGCCGAAGCACTGCCGCTGATCGTTCACACCTTCAGCCATTACCGCCTGCACCTGCAGCCGCTGCGCCTGCGCAAGGTCGCCATGGGCGATGCCCTGGGCGACAATGCCGACCTGCGCTGGGTGGCGCGCGCCGACCTGTCGGCGCTGGGGCTGCCCGCACCGATCCGCAAACTGCTCGACGGCCTCTAG
- the ftsY gene encoding signal recognition particle-docking protein FtsY yields the protein MVSLFRRNKPQDNAGESRTQRYSIEELAAAFPKPASAEPAAPAPSAPPAAEAAPAAPAPAATPQPASAPVAEHPVQASAPVAVPQPQPTPLPPAAPTPPPQAYVPAPAAAPAPSVPTPTPAPAAPAPATASVPAADADLVRSDALPAAPAGKPGWRERLRNSSFARSVGSLFSRNPKLDDDLLDEIETALITADVGIPATTALIESLRKRMKAREFADARALQQALRADLLAILQPVARPLQIDRNAKPFVVLTVGVNGVGKTTTIGKLAKRFKDEGHSLMLAAGDTFRAAAVAQLQAWGERNGVTVIAQGQNADAASVAFDALQAGKARGTEVLIADTAGRLHTQTGLMNELGKIRRVLGKLDASAPHEVLMVIDGTTGQNALSQLRQFHAAVGVTGLVVTKLDGTAKGGVVFALAREFGIPIRFAGIGERPEDLRVFDAEAFVDALLPDALGA from the coding sequence ATGGTCAGCCTATTCCGCCGCAACAAGCCCCAGGACAACGCCGGCGAGAGCCGCACCCAGCGCTACAGCATCGAGGAACTGGCCGCCGCCTTCCCCAAGCCGGCAAGCGCCGAGCCCGCTGCGCCTGCGCCGTCGGCGCCGCCTGCCGCTGAGGCAGCGCCCGCCGCTCCCGCACCCGCCGCCACACCGCAGCCGGCGTCCGCGCCGGTCGCCGAACATCCCGTGCAGGCGTCGGCCCCGGTCGCGGTCCCGCAGCCGCAACCGACGCCGCTTCCGCCCGCAGCGCCCACGCCGCCGCCGCAGGCCTATGTGCCGGCGCCGGCCGCCGCACCGGCACCGAGCGTGCCGACGCCAACGCCCGCCCCCGCGGCTCCAGCACCGGCCACCGCGTCCGTACCCGCCGCCGACGCCGACCTGGTCCGCAGCGACGCGCTGCCTGCCGCGCCGGCCGGCAAGCCCGGTTGGCGCGAACGGCTGCGCAACAGCAGCTTCGCGCGCAGCGTCGGCAGCCTGTTCTCGCGCAATCCCAAGCTCGACGATGACCTGCTCGACGAGATCGAGACCGCGCTGATCACCGCCGACGTCGGCATCCCCGCCACCACCGCGCTGATCGAGAGCCTGCGCAAGCGCATGAAGGCGCGCGAGTTCGCCGATGCCAGGGCGCTGCAGCAGGCGCTGCGCGCCGACCTGCTGGCGATCCTGCAGCCGGTGGCCAGGCCGCTGCAGATCGACCGCAATGCCAAGCCGTTCGTGGTGCTGACCGTCGGCGTCAACGGCGTCGGCAAGACCACCACCATCGGCAAGCTGGCCAAGCGCTTCAAGGACGAAGGCCACAGCCTGATGCTGGCCGCCGGCGACACCTTCCGCGCCGCCGCGGTGGCGCAGCTGCAGGCCTGGGGCGAGCGCAACGGCGTCACCGTGATCGCGCAGGGCCAGAACGCCGACGCCGCCTCGGTGGCCTTCGATGCGCTGCAGGCCGGCAAGGCGCGCGGCACCGAAGTGCTGATCGCCGATACCGCCGGCCGCCTGCACACCCAGACCGGGCTGATGAACGAACTGGGCAAGATCCGCCGCGTGCTCGGCAAGCTCGACGCCAGCGCCCCGCACGAGGTGCTGATGGTCATCGACGGCACCACCGGCCAGAACGCGCTCTCGCAACTGCGCCAGTTCCATGCCGCAGTCGGCGTCACCGGCCTGGTGGTGACCAAGCTCGACGGCACCGCCAAGGGCGGCGTGGTGTTCGCCCTGGCCCGCGAGTTCGGCATCCCGATCCGCTTCGCCGGCATCGGCGAGCGCCCCGAAGACCTGCGCGTATTCGACGCCGAGGCCTTCGTCGACGCGTTGCTGCCCGACGCCCTGGGCGCCTGA
- a CDS encoding AraC family transcriptional regulator, which yields MDTLISALELQTLFDALPDVVFFVKDRDGRYTHVNLTLVRRLGKKYRADLIGKSAADVFPLPLGGSYLMQDRRVLCGEVIENQLEVHLFPNRTPGWCLTFKRPLCEGEDVIGVVGISRDLGQPDSRHSAYERISRAMEHMQAHYGDNLRVQTLADLAELSVAQLERHFRRVFQLTPQQLLTKMRIEAAMRLLHGDDSIASIGQLCGFADQSAFARQFKATVGMTPRDYRSMKGKL from the coding sequence ATGGACACTCTGATTTCGGCACTGGAACTGCAGACGCTGTTCGACGCCCTGCCGGACGTGGTGTTCTTCGTGAAGGACCGCGACGGCCGCTACACCCACGTCAACCTGACCCTGGTGCGGCGACTGGGCAAGAAATACCGCGCCGATCTGATCGGCAAGTCGGCCGCGGACGTGTTCCCGCTGCCGCTGGGCGGCAGCTACCTGATGCAGGACCGGCGCGTGCTGTGCGGCGAGGTGATCGAGAACCAGTTGGAAGTGCACCTGTTCCCGAACCGCACCCCCGGCTGGTGCCTGACCTTCAAGCGCCCGCTATGCGAGGGCGAGGACGTGATCGGCGTGGTCGGCATCTCCCGCGACCTGGGCCAGCCGGACAGCCGCCATTCCGCCTACGAGCGCATCAGCCGCGCCATGGAACACATGCAGGCGCACTACGGCGACAACCTGCGCGTGCAGACCCTGGCCGACCTGGCCGAACTGTCGGTGGCGCAACTGGAGCGGCACTTCCGCCGCGTGTTCCAGCTGACCCCGCAGCAACTGCTGACCAAGATGCGCATCGAAGCGGCGATGCGCCTGCTGCACGGCGACGACAGCATCGCCAGCATCGGCCAGCTGTGCGGCTTCGCCGACCAGAGCGCCTTCGCCCGCCAGTTCAAGGCCACCGTCGGCATGACCCCGCGCGACTATCGGTCCATGAAGGGCAAGCTGTGA